A DNA window from Ostrea edulis chromosome 5, xbOstEdul1.1, whole genome shotgun sequence contains the following coding sequences:
- the LOC125650772 gene encoding uncharacterized protein LOC125650772, with translation MRSAGTPFSQVPGRSYPTYRRPISISSDPPNTRLGINRASTGDSFRRTKTECLSPRRSDRTQIDTMDRNAKMRKRNQMASLRTRKLHRVAKIQLDGQLMNLNKLFMRESKELDRETTFIEDEVKKMEEKNQVTTFSRDFQPQSKRPSELPVLNKPSFLGRVTPSTSDISMTGRSECVYCNDNRCHYFPCYLPITYHPFGMNEQLKSYSVLKDYDTLLSRCSKVRPPSKTSMFEQQKELPRVTTPSGRIPVQDRERGLQEMKDRNRKFKSRDWATNYGAPLPRRILLKPVTHVSESMLKIN, from the exons ATGAGGTCCGCAGGAACCCCATTCTCTCAGGTCCCGGGTAGATCTTATCCAACGTATCGTAGACCAATATCAATATCTTCCGATCCTCCAAACACTAGGCTTGGAATAAATAGGGCGTCCACCGGGGACAGTTTTCGTAGAACAAAAACTGAGTG TTTGTCACCCAGGAGATCTGATAGAACACAAATAGATACCATGGACAGGAACGCCAAAATGCGGAAACGAAATCAAATGGCGTCACTGCGTACCAGAAAGCTCCACAGAGTTGCCAAAATTCAGCTTGATGGCCAGCTAATGAATCTCAACAAGCTTTTTATGAGGGAAAGCAAAGAGCTAGACAGGGAAACTACATTTATTGAGGATGAAGTgaaaaaaatggaagaaaaaaacCAAGTTACTACGTTTTCTCGGGATTTTCAACCTCAAAGCAAACGGCCGTCAGAACTTCCTGTTCTGAACAAACCGTCGTTCTTGGGGCGTGTCACCCCGTCTACGAGTGATATATCGATGACTGGACGTagtgagtgtgtgtattgtaatGACAATAGATGTCACTATTTCCCTTGCTATCTCCCTATCACGTACCATCCATTTGGGATGAATGAACAACTGAAGAGTTATTCGGTGCTAAAAGACTACGATACACTTTTGAGTCGATGCTCAAAAGTGCGCCCACCCAGTAAAACGTCTATGTTCGAGCAACAAAAGGAACTGCCTCGTGTAACTACTCCAAGCGGCAGGATTCCTGTACAGGACCGAGAACGAGGCttacaagaaatgaaagacaGGAACCGGAAGTTTAAGTCACGGGACTGGGCTACAAATTATGGAGCACCACTTCCTCGGAGAATATTGCTAAAACCTGTCACTCATGTATCGGAGTCGATGCTGAAAATTAACTAA